Proteins from one Podospora pseudoanserina strain CBS 124.78 chromosome 1, whole genome shotgun sequence genomic window:
- a CDS encoding hypothetical protein (COG:G; EggNog:ENOG503Q4ET), which produces MVKRVYFLAHGGMVQGWLIYHVARLLYFTRGRAAEHKLTGWVRNTDNNKVEGEAQGAEDALSKFLKEVDKGPRGSQVVKLDKEDRDVVEGEEGFEIRR; this is translated from the exons ATGGTTAAAAGA GTTTATTTCCTTGCTCATGGGGGGATGGTGCAAGGTTGGTTAATATACCATGTCGCCCGATTACT ATACTTCACCCGCGGCCGCGCAGCCGAGCACAAGCTCACCGGCTGGGTCCGAAacacagacaacaacaaggtcgagggcgaggctcAGGGGGCGGAGGACGCCCTCTCCAAGTTCCTCAAAGAGGTGGACAAGGGGCCGAGAGGCTCCCAGGTTGTCAAACTCGACAAGGAAGATcgggatgtggtggagggagaggagggttttgaGATTCGTCGCTGA
- the vps26 gene encoding Vacuolar protein sorting-associated protein 26 (BUSCO:EOG092632FC; EggNog:ENOG503NUY1; COG:U), giving the protein MSYFFATPVDIDIVLEDADERSMVDVKLDKNRREKAPLYNDGESVKGAITIRPKDGKRLEHTGIKVQFIGTIEMFFDRGNHYEFLSLVQELAAPGELQHPQTFDFNFKNVEKQYESYNGINVKLRYFVRVTVSRRMADVIREKDIWVYSYRIPPEMNSSIKMDVGIEDCLHIEFEYSKSKYHLKDVIVGRIYFLLVRLKIKHMELSIIRRETTGAAPNQYNESETLVRFEIMDGSPSRGETIPIRLFLGGFDLTPTFRDVNKKFSTRYYLSLVLIDEDARRYFKQSEIILYRQAPELTNGPDGLPAPTEDRITTVPAKRKEGASSD; this is encoded by the exons ATGTCGTACTTCTTTGCAACCCCCGTCGATATCGACATAGTGCTAGAAGATGCCGACGAGAGGTCAATGGTCGATGTCAAGCTTGATAAGAACCGACGGGAGAAGGCACCCTTGTACAACGACGGCGAATCCGTCAAAGGCGCCATCACAATACGGCCAAAAGATGGCAAGCGGCTAGAGCACACAGGCATCAAGGTCCAGTTCATCGGCACAATCG AGATGTTCTTCGACCGTGGCAACCACTACGaattcctctccctcgtccaaGAACTCGCCGCCCCAGGCGAACTCCAACACCCACAGACCTTCGACTTCAACTTCAAGAATGTCGAGAAGCAGTACGAGTCTTACAACGGCATCAACGTCAAGCTGCGCTACTTTGTCCGCGTCACGGTATCCCGTCGCATGGCCGACGTCATTCGCGAAAAGGACATTTGGGTCTACAGCTATCGCATCCCCCCCGAGAtgaacagcagcatcaagatGGACGTTGGTATCGAGGACTGCCTGCACATCGAGTTTGAGTACAGCAAGAGCAAGTACCACCTCAAGGATGTGATTGTGGGGCGCATCTACTTCTTGCTTGTGCGCCTAAAGATTAAACACATGGAGTTGAGCATCATCCGCCGAGAGACGACGGGAGCGGCGCCTAACCAATATAACGAGAGTGAGACGCTGGTTCGGTTCGAG ATCATGGACGGGTCGCCATCAAGAGGAGAAACGATACCTATCAGGCTGTTCCTGGGCGGGTTTGACCTAACACCAACGTTCAGAGATGTCAACAAGAAGTTCTCCACGAGATACTACCTCAGTCTCGTCCTTATTGACGAAG ACGCGAGGAGATATTTCAAGCAATCGGAGATCATCCTGTATCGTCAAGCCCCGGAACTCACCAACGGGCCAGATGGCCTACCAGCCCCAACAGAGGATAGAATTACCACTGTGCCGGC gaaaaggaaggaaggggcCAGTTCGGATTGA
- a CDS encoding hypothetical protein (EggNog:ENOG503P20I) produces MLRLWLFLAGPAAAIPFNNGLYAAGYGYLIQRDGCPVPCGYQNQYCCDTNSACVTNNGIAACTPAAGAGGGVAWYTTTWTETKTYTKTWQSVIPAATGVSGADCIPEAGSGWIACGSICCDSWQYCQHAGQCMANPGAGPGGVVIVTNTNTAVQTVTTQFSAPFRVTSGTATTTNSAGGAIQTGDDAEPVEGGTAGGLSPGAIAGIVIGSIAGVALLLAICACCVVRGLWHGVMAILGFGKKDKRTKETIIEEERYTRRGSSHAGRTNHGSWYGGRPSTVSSRKDKKSGAGLLGMGAALGTLALLLGLKKDKKKRAPVNSRSDISSSYYSDVYTNDSPSSLSSDRRTRRSHRHSRQGSRVTRTTTTRVSRAPSARSARSPRRSPPR; encoded by the exons ATGTTGCGGCTCTGGCTTTTCCTAGCCGGCCCGGCCGCTGCGATCCCCTTCAACAACGGTTTATACGCCGCTGGTTATGGCTATCTCATTCAGCGCGACGGCTGCCCAGTACCATGCGGTTACCAAAACCAGTACTGCTGCGACACCAACTCAGCATGCGTCACCAACAACGGGATAGCAGCCTGCACACCGGCTGCGGGAGCAGGCGGTGGAGTGGCCTGGTACACGACAACCTGGACTGAGACCAAGACTTATACCAAAACATGGCAATCCGTCATTCCAGCTGCGACCGGTGTCAGCGGCGCCGACTGCATTCCCGAGGCCGGCAGCGGGTGGATTGCCTGCGGTTCGATCTGCTGCGACTCTTGGCAATACTGCCAACACGCCGGGCAGTGTATGGCCAACCCCGGTGCTGGCCCCGGAGGCGTGGTTATCGtgacaaacaccaacactgCCGTGCAAACCGTCACCACCCAGTTCAGCGCGCCATTTCGCGTTACTAGCGGCACCGCGACAACGACGAACTCGGCTGGTGGAGCTATTCAGACGGGGGATGACGCGGAACCAGTGGAGGGCGGTACAGCCGGTGGCTTGAGCCCCGGTGCCATCGCCGGTATCGTCATTGGCTCCATCGCCGGTGtcgcccttctcctcgccatctGCGCTTGCTGCGTCGTCAGGGGTCTTTGGCACGGTGTCATGGCCATTCTTGGGTTcggcaagaaggacaagagaACAAAGGAGACCATAATCGAGGAAGAGCGCTACACCCGCCGCGGATCCTCGCACGCCGGGCGCACCAACCACGGTTCGTGGTATGGCGGCCGACCTAGCACAGTATCATCGCGAAAGGACAAAAAGAGCGGCGCCGGcctgttggggatgggagccGCGCTTGGCACTCTTGCGTTGCTGCTCGGATTGAAGAAGgataagaagaagagagccCCGGTCAACAGCAGGAGTGATATCAGCAGCAGCTACTACTCTGATGTTTACACAAACGATAGTCCTA GCTCCCTCAGCAGCGACAGACGAACCCGCCGATCCCACCGCCATAGCAGGCAAGGGAGCAGGGTAACGAGGACGACCACGACACGTGTATCCCGTGCCCCGTCGGCGAGGTCGGCCAGATCACCAAGGAGGTCTCCCCCGCGGTGA
- the RPL9B gene encoding 60S ribosomal protein L9B (EggNog:ENOG503NWQY; COG:J) produces MRYIHSEETIEVPENVKISIKSRLVTVEGPRGKLTKDLSHIAVNFSVIKKGVIGLEIHHGNRKNVAALRTVRTLINNLIIGVTKGFKYKMRYVYAHFPINVNLDVNKETGNHVVEIRNFVGEKLVRTVVMQPGVEVEASKAQKDELILQGNSLEAVSQSAADIQQICRVRNKDIRKFLDGIYVSEKGNVEEE; encoded by the exons ATGCGTTACATCCACAGTGAGGAGACCATCGAGGTCCCGGAGAACG TCAAGATCTCCATCAAGTCGAGACTTGTAACGGTTGAGGGCCCCCGTG GCAAGCTCACCAAGGACCTGAGCCACATTGCCGTCAACTTCTCcgtcatcaagaagggcgTTATTGGCCTCGAGATCCACCATGGCAACCGCAAGAACGTTGCCGCTCTCCGCACCGTCCGCACCCTTATCAACAACTTGATCATCGGTGTCACCAAGGGCTTCAAGTACAAGATGCGTTACGTCTATGCCCATTTCCCCATCAACGTCAACCTTGACGTCAACAAGGAGACTGGCAACCACGTCGTCGAGATTCG CAACTTCGTCGGTGAGAAGCTCGTCCGCACTGTCGTGATGCAGCccggtgttgaggttgaggcctCCAAGGCTCAGAAGGATGAGCTCATCCTCCAGGGTAACTCCCTCGAGGCTGTTTCCCAGAGCGCCGCCGATATCCAGCAGATCTGCAGAGTGCGGAACAAGGATATCCGTAAG TTCTTGGACGGTATCTACGTTTCCGAGAAGGGCAacgttgaggaggagtaA
- the VMA13 gene encoding H(+)-transporting V1 sector ATPase subunit H (COG:C; EggNog:ENOG503NY79; BUSCO:EOG09263E9V): protein MSLDPPTYLASLQSNIRQRPIPWDGAVRAGTLTEEQLARIRSVDKVKKDVRKHTIESDLEGYSALFVGGSGKKSVLELAAKRQDVVQYILVLLNDLLTTVPALSKALAKTGDPYQHFNPLLGHRTVTDDPIPLLTSTVLVSLMAGSRDESQAASKALPLIYSYLSSLTTNSDAGLQDIGVQEYSSLLYGRVPRAQFWEQRSETVAPLVKILRAAAGIGSGGDATASLWSGTTNPSRSGFEGSLSGGVGLQLLYHVLLVIWQLSFEAADIGDDLNKEYDFIALYTQLLRLSPKEKTTRLLLSTLLNILTANQNTLLAIAVLARLPTLLETLKTRQFNDPDLREDLDRLRELLEEYTKTKTTFDEYVGEVNSGRLHWSPPHRNTVFWAENARKILDYENGALIRKLVDIMKQPWEDDKSVLAIACNDVGCLVREVPEKRGQLEKLGLKTRVMELMGEADENVRWESLRALGGWLQYSFDTK from the exons ATGTCGCTCGATCCACCGACGTATCTGGCCTCGCTGCAAAGTAACATCCGTCAGCGACCGATTCCCTGGGATGGCGCCGTGCGCGCAGGAACCCTGACCGAGGAGCAGCTCGCTCGCATCCGCTCCGTCGATAAGGTCAAGAAAGACGTGCGCAAACATACAATCGAGTCCGATCTGGAGGGATATAGCGCCCTGTTCGTGGGAGGATCAGGGAAGAAGAGTGTGTTGGAATTGGCCGCCAAGCGCCAGGATGTGGTCCAGTAtatcctcgtcctcctgaACGACCTCCTCACAA CCGTCCCCGCGCTCTCCAAAGCACTTGCTAAGACTGGCGATCCCTACCAACATTTCAATCCTCTTCTCGGCCACAGAACTGTAACAGACGATCCGATCCCGCTTCTGACATCGACTGTGCTTGTCAGTCTCATGGCTGGTTCCAGAGACGAGTCCCAGGCCGCCTCCAaggccctccccctcatctaCAGTTATCTCTCGTCCCTCACAACGAATTCCGACGCAGGTCTTCAGGATATCGGTGTGCAAGAGTACTCATCACTTTTGTATGGTCGTGTTCCCAGGGCGCAGTTTTGGGAGCAGCGGAGCGAGACTGTGGCCCCCCTGGTGAAGATTCTACGAGCGGCAGCGGGTATTGGCAGCGGTGGTGACGCCACGGCCAGCCTCTGGAGTGGGACAACGAATCCCTCTAGAAGCGGCTTTGAGGGCTCTCTCAGTGGAGGGGTCGGTCTTCAGTTGCTTTACCATGTGCTGTTAGTCATCTGGCAGCTCAGCTTTGAGGCTGCCGATATTGGCGATGATCTCAACAA GGAATACGACTTCATCGCTCTTTACACCCAGCTTCTCCGACTCTcccccaaggagaagaccaCCCGTCtactcctctccaccctcctcaacatcctcaccgCTAATCAAAACACGCTGCTTGCCATCGCAGTGCTTGCCCGCCTCCCAACCCTTTTGGAGACCCTCAAAACGAGACAGTTCAACGACCCCGATCTGAGAGAAGATCTGGACCGGCTCCGCGAGCTGCTCGAGGAGTacaccaaaaccaagacCACCTTTGACGAGTATGTAGGCGAAGTCAACTCTGGCCGTCTGCACTGGTCCCCACCCCACCGCAACACAGTTTTCTGGGCCGAGAACGCCCGCAAGATTCTAGACTACGAGAACGGCGCGCTTATCCGCAAGCTGGTGGATATTATGAAGCAGCCATGGGAGGACGACAAGTCGGTGCTGGCGATTGCGTGCAATGATGTTGGGTGTTTGGTGCGTGAGGTGCCCGAGAAGAGGGGCCAGCTGGAGAAACTTGGTTTAAAGACGAGGGTGATGGAGctgatgggggaggcggacGAGAATGTACGGTGGGAAAGTTTGCGTGCCttgggtggttggttgcAGTACAGCTTTGATACGAAATAG
- a CDS encoding hypothetical protein (EggNog:ENOG503P6JX): protein MANGIFFVSWELWQQMTFILAMGIVAVFCAGLMKLWWNNRLVKKQELLDEEKRLRVEEMRRSGLGMKRTNDIPFGVRAIQGGVEVDGIWISRPASQDDPATAKLVSSNSTASSQSSALPPVSQVSLESQRPLFRTMGGLNEDTLRSLEGHGSRQPHDIYVPTSSQQIPRYPSQQSSASSLGESASARSGSGKGNSSALNSRVYAPKPLREGQYQYHQVDSARNEQDSPPDPFQTPARTPSGFSVRLPSGTQTPLLPVSSIPAPEPTFGPGDLHLNRSSRRVNGGFEILPAGTFGGPRKLDHSVPVPGRTASQSPNKPRT from the exons ATGGCCAACGGcatcttttttgtttcttgggaGTTGTGGCAGCAGATGACTTTT ATCCTAGCTATGGGGATAGTGGCTGTATTTTGTGCAGGGCTGATGAAACTCTGGTGGAATAACCGTCTGGTGAAAAAACAAGAGCTGTTGGACGAAGAGAAGAGGCtgcgggtggaggagatgcgCAGGTCAGGTCTTGGCATGAAGCGAACGAACGATATCCCCTTCGGAGTTCGAGCTATACAGGGTGGcgtggaggttgatgggataTGGATCTCAAGACCTGCATCCCAGGACGACCCAGCTACTGCGAAGCTTGTATCCTCCAATTCGACGGCAAGTAGCCAATCTTCTGCCTTACCACCGGTCTCCCAAGTCTCTTTGGAGAGCCAACGACCGCTTTTTCGAACAATGGGCGGCTTGAATGAGGATACACTTCGAAGTTTGGAGGGGCATGGATCGAGACAGCCTCACGATATCTACGTCCCCACTTCGAGTCAACAAATACCCCGTTATCCTAGTCAGCAAAGCTCAGCGTCGTCGCTAGGAGAGTCTGCCTCGGCAAGAAGCGGGAGTGGGAAGGGCAACTCATCAGCACTCAATTCGAGGGTCTATGCGCCAAAACCACTTCGTGAAGGACAGTATCAGTACCATCAGGTGGATAGTGCGCGGAATGAGCAGGACTCACCCCCAGATCCTTTTCAAACCCCGGCCCGTACACCCAGTGGATTCTCAGTTCGACTACCCAGTGGAACACAGACTCCCCTGTTACCAGTGAGCAGCATACCAGCCCCCGAGCCGACCTTTGGGCCCGGAGACTTGCACTTGAACCGTTCTTCTCGGAGGGTGAACGGGGGATTCGAGATTCTACCAGCTGGAACTTTTGGAGGCCCAAGGAAGCTTGACCACTCCGTGCCAGTTCCGGGCAGAACTGCGTCTCAGTCTCCCAATAAGCCGAGGACATAG
- a CDS encoding hypothetical protein (EggNog:ENOG503NY82; COG:U), producing the protein MLPPVVSYQLIRKPTLAQPGPFCPVLLRASLLAWQGGQNSALQSSRTATTLPATKRDNAPGIVDWSLKTSHGVKMPSRKFEILYKEARLNLEPASSSSIVQLRVAPQSAYGRASSNRTSTDDEKGYRSRSLATASSIYHRKHHKSPRAFLWRVLENGTILSIRVADVCKQQQVVDAPLILNLRFPSAIHSSCIGFADPKDTDSLCVFVVDQSNQLYSITLRPELFRNKTTSDGGLGDACRVYSPPGFAFKHPHRLAVVNSDQFIVTMHDGGILKFDRNKTHDVHASPWKETIYNVAGWGQSLRGLVPFQRNPTVRYEKINMELTAAVSTAVVTMGLENTAFLFTICLDHRMRVWDVRTGSILYTGDILNANRDVQEGSSWNINPSQSNLIRIEEGARGECLVTTFSPVGNGEFKFWKVKANDQGSIHVADYFPGQQLIPPSPSSMDVWSMADFAVMGKTEGPELWALWKNNTSYRVHRLQIHPRNGNRCFDDGWKTVYIENSVPTVEASGPWNSIDSTEKWLDLIFFPGRFSKATLETALAVYEKGLGTYKETSSRAGKSIVESICSVLGSTAALGKSSAGGADYEQFRGTSETQWMRFWRLLLELDKQRGEALALIYDPEEEMVWTACADLLAAVRECSDMDRVYHNLSSPEKKDEDVAALVAAGLTFVEGLNDSTSQLSHAALRAELFQESSLPDSERMQLFLDRAGFWSSVGDDDIAQVTDILGQNYRTVTSRLYEDLFDLITATSDANSQELREQFTGFGRKVIVRSVQDTVELHRRILFSQLVLLVHMEFDIENEEQSPLHSRFDVGSIYRRLIGALRRLEHLRWMVKTELNIPARVAVVSGVSSPQLAKRGQEETHTVTALEGLTGHLYGLPEDSNEPLISAITDLVLDLCAPGSTTILQTCLLQCGLLKHDRPDLALELKPFADQDPFSIYIQGRVFLAHKDYDTAAYYFRRAAIGLSITMKHMDRHSSGLLDDTEWNLLNTGLPNYYSHIVSLFERQKAYSYVVEFSRLALQFVQTGAQDTASIKTEMLSRLFTASTAISHFEEAHSALLQMQDEALQRSYLRKLVEKMCETGQNKQLISLPFSGLQPKVDDILLEKCKATRDVLSGVPYHQILYAWRISHNDYRGGAAILLDRLQKLRQAGEGDKINSVNGDALDTQVTRQYLLLINALNCVPPEEAYILEDVSSEEKSTPAAPRINNGGGGGDDLDAQLEDLSKKLDVENGVDGEEEEDAALVAKMKSFLLRPAEGQAPRQLLTLADIRKNYQLELDRIVAIQNNQFGIMGEGDEDVDMMDIA; encoded by the exons ATGCTCCCGCCTGTTGTGTCTTATCAGCTTATCAGAAAACCCACCCTAGCTCAGCCCGGGCCATTCTGCCCAGTCTTGCTCAGAGCTTCCTTGCTTGCTTGGCAAGGCGGCCAGAATTCTGCCCTCCAAAGCTCAAGAACCGCGACCACTCTACCAGCAACGAAACGCGACAACGCCCCCGGGATCGTCGATTGGTCGTTAAAAACATCACATGGGGTCAAGATGCCCTCCAGGAAGTTTGAGATACTCTACAAAGAGGCGCGATTGAATCTAGAGCCTGCTTCGTCATCGTCTATTGTGCAGCTCCGCGTCGCACCGCAAAGCGCCTACGGACGGGCGAGCTCAAACCGAACCAGCACCGACGACGAGAAGGGCTACCGGTCAAGGAGCCTTGCGactgcctcctccatctACCACCGAAAACACCACAAGTCTCCCAGAGCATTCCTCTGGCGTGTCCTCGAAAATGGCACCATTCTCAGCATTCGCGTCGCCGATGTTTGCAAGCAGCAACAAGTCGTCGATGCGCCATTGATTCTCAACCTTCGCTTCCCTTCTGCGATACACAGTTCATGCATCGGCTTTGCAGACCCAAAGGATACCGATTCGTTGTGCGTCTTCGTTGTCGACCAGTCGAACCAGCTGTACTCGATCACACTGCGACCTGAGCTCTTCCGCAACAAGACAACGAGTGACGGGGGGCTGGGAGATGCTTGCCGGGTATACTCGCCGCCAGGGTTTGCGTTTAAGCACCCGCATCGCCTTGCGGTTGTCAACTCTGATCAGTTTATCGTCACTATGCATGACGGCGGCATCTTGAAGTTTGACAGAAACAAGACACACGATG TACATGCGTCGCCTTGGAAAGAAACCATTTACAATGTTGCCGGCTGGGGACAAAGTCTGCGTGGGCTTGTTCCCTTCCAGCGAAACCCGACGGTCCGATACGAAAAGATCAACATGGAGTTGACAGCGGCCGTATCGACAGCAGTGGTGACCATGGGACTCGAAAACACCGCCTTTCTGTTCACGATTTGCTTAGATCACAGAATGAGGGTGTGGGACGTGCGCACAGGTTCAATCTTATACACTGGCGATATCTTGAATGCGAATAGGGATGTGCAGGAAGGGTCGTCATGGAACATCAATCCTTCGCAGAGCAACCTAATCCGAATAGAGGAAGGCGCTCGTGGCGAGTGTCTGGTTACGACCTTTTCGCCTGTCGGTAACGGCGAGTTCAAGTTCTGGAAAGTCAAGGCCAACGATCAGGGGTCGATTCATGTTGCCGACTACTTCCCAGGCCAGCAATTGATTCCTCCGAGCCCATCCTCGATGGATGTCTGGTCAATGGCCGACTTCGCCGTCATGGGTAAAACAGAAGGGCCGGAACTCTGGGCTTTGTGGAAGAACAACACCAGCTATCGCGTGCACAGGCTGCAAATACACCCACGGAACGGCAATCGGTGCTTTGATGACGGGTGGAAGACGGTTTATATTGAAAACTCGGTACCAACAGTGGAAGCTTCGGGGCCATGGAACTCGATCGACTCCACTGAGAAATGGCTCGATCTTATCTTCTTCCCTGGGAGATTCTCCAAGGCTACGCTTGAAACTGCCCTGGCCGTTTATGAGAAGGGACTGGGTACCTACAAGGAGACATCTTCAAGAGCGGGCAAGAGTATTGTAGAGTCCATCTGTTCTGTTCTGGGGTCCACGGCGGCATTGGGAAAGTCCTCAGCCGGCGGTGCTGATTACGAGCAGTTCAGGGGTACAAGCGAAACGCAGTGGATGCGGTTTTGGCGTCTTTTGCTTGAGCTTGACAAGCAAAGGGGCGAAGCTCTTGCACTGATATATGATCCGGAGGAAGAAATGGTGTGGACTGCATGCGCAGACTTGCTTGCTGCCGTAAGGGAATGCAGCGATATGGACCGTGTTTATCACAATCTTTCGAGtccagagaagaaggatgaggatgtcgCTGCTCTGGTTGCTGCCGGTCTCACATTTGTGGAAGGTCTTAACGACAGTACATCCCAACTAAGCCACGCTGCCCTTCGAGCCGAGTTGTTCCAAGAGTCTTCGCTGCCGGACAGTGAAAGGATGCAGCTGTTCCTAGATCGGGCAGGGTTTTGGTCATCGGTCGGGGATGACGATATCGCCCAAGTCACCGACATTCTTGGTCAGAACTACCGGACAGTAACCTCTCGTCTGTATGAGGATCTGTTTGATTTGATCACAGCCACGAGCGACGCCAACTCACAGGAGCTTAGAGAGCAATTCACTGGGTTTGGGCGGAAGGTCATTGTCCGCTCTGTTCAAGATACAGTCGAGCTTCACCGGAGAATTCTCTTCAGTCAGCTGGTACTTCTCGTTCACATGGAGTTTGATATCGAAAATGAAGAGCAAAGCCCACTTCACTCGCGGTTCGACGTGGGTTCCATCTACCGGCGATTAATCGGGGCTCTCCGAAGACTGGAGCATCTGAGGTGGATGGTCAAGACAGAGCTGAACATTCCAGCCAGAGTTGCGGTGGTGTCTGGTGTTTCTTCTCCTCAGTTAGCCAAGCGTGGACAGGAGGAGACACACACTGTGACAGCCCTGGAGGGGCTTACAGGTCACCTCTATGGGTTGCCAGAAGATAGCAATGAGCCACTAATTTCCGCCATCACGGACCTGGTATTGGACCTCTGCGCCCCTGGCAGCACGACCATCCTCCAGACGTGCCTTCTCCAATGCGGCCTGCTCAAACATGACCGACCAGATCTTGCACTCGAGCTCAAGCCGTTCGCCGACCAGGATCCCTTTTCCATTTATATCCAAGGTCGTGTCTTCCTTGCACACAAGGATTACGACACCGCTGCCTACTACTTCAGAAGAGCAGCCATTGGCCTCAGCATCACCATGAAGCACATGGATCGCCACAGCTCCGGCCTGCTCGACGATACAGAATGGAACCTACTTAACACTGGGCTCCCCAATTACTACAGCCATATCGTCTCTCTCTTCGAACGCCAAAAGGCTTACTCGTACGTCGTGGAGTTTTCCCGCCTAGCTCTTCAATTCGTGCAAACCGGTGCGCAGGACACAGCAAGCATTAAGACTGAAATGCTGAGCCGTCTGTTCACCGCCTCCACAGCCATCTCCCACTTTGAGGAAGCCCACTCTGCTCTCCTCCAAATGCAGGACGAAGCCCTGCAGAGATCCTACCTCCGCAAGCTCGTCGAGAAGATGTGCGAGACGGGCCAAAACAAGCAACTCATCAGCCTCCCCTTTTCCGGTCTGCAGCCCAAGGTGgatgacatcctcctcgagaagTGCAAAGCCACCCGCGACGTCCTCAGCGGGGTACCCTACCACCAGATCCTCTACGCCTGGAGAATCAGCCACAACGATTACCGCGGTGGCGCCGCCATCCTGCTCGACAGGCTCCAAAAGCTCCGCCAGGCAGGCGAGGGCGACAAGATCAACAGCGTCAACGGCGACGCGCTGGACACGCAGGTCACGAGGCAGTATCTTCTTTTGATCAACGCGTTGAACTGCGTGCCGCCCGAGGAAGCTTACATTCTGGAGGATGTCTCTTCCGAGGAGAAATCAACCCCCGCCGCTCCTAGAATTaacaacggcggcggtggtggtgatgacctcGACGCGCAGCTGGAGGATCtctccaagaagctcgatGTCGAGAacggggtggatggggaggaggaggaggacgcgGCGCTGGTTGCAAAGATGAAGTCGTTCTTGTTGAGGCCGGCGGAGGGGCAGGCGCCGAGGCAGCTGCTGACGCTGGCGGACATTAGGAAGAATTACCAGCTCGAGCTGGACAGGATTGTGGCGATTCAGAATAATCAGTTTGGTATCatgggggagggtgacgaAGACGTGGACATGATGGATATTGCTTAG
- the rhp51 gene encoding RecA recombinase Rhp51 (COG:L; EggNog:ENOG503NU4I): MKIPRDPIGMPHISKHAAGWWSWHRRLLDPPFTGQAKVVTGFRVVVAPKLNAPRAPRPLNSFGSTPTFTYTHLLRPSNPILDCITNLRSWNRKESIVHPRESRNMSAHEEYDESAMEDGGPNPGAPTPLVALEGVAGLTKRDIQMIIEGGYNTVESVAYTPRRVLEQIKGISEQKAQKILTEASKLVPMGFTTATEMHQRRSELISITTGSKNLDTLLAGGIETGSVTEIFGEFRTGKSQICHTLAVTCQLPFDMGGGEGKCMYIDTEGTFRPVRLLAVANRYGLSGEEVLDNVAYARAYNSDHQLQLLNQAAAMMCETRFSLLIVDSATSLYRTDFLGRGELSSRQTHLAKFMRTLQRLADEFGIAVVITNQVVAQVDGGPSAMFNPDPKKPIGGNIIAHASTTRISLKKGRAETRIAKIYDSPCLPESDCLFAIGEDGIGDPAPKDMEKN; encoded by the exons ATGAAGATCCCAAGGGACCCAATCGGCATGCCCCACATTTCCAAGCACGcagcggggtggtggtcttggcaCCGCAGGTTGCTTGACCCACCATTCACAGGTCAGGCGAAAGTGGTCACGGGATTCCGCGTCGTTGTTGCTCCAAAGCTTAACGCGCCCCGCGCCCCGCGCCCACTGAATTCATTCGGGTCAACACCAACTTTCACCTACACgcatcttcttcgcccttCCAATCCCATACTTGATTGTATCACAAACCTCCGAAGCTGGAACAGGAAAGAGAGCATTGTCCACCCTCGCGAATCAAGAAACATGTCGGCTCACGAGGAATACGATGAATCAGcgatggaggatgggggacCCAACCCTGGCGCGCCCACACCCCTCGTAGCCTTGGAG GGCGTTGCAGGTCTGACTAAACGTGACATTCAAATGATCATCGAGGGAGGCTACAACACAGTTGAGTCCGTCGCCTATACACCAAGGAGGGTACTTGAACAGATCAAGGGTATCTCGGAACAGAAAGCTCAAAAGATCCTCACTGAAGCTTCGAAACTCGTTCCCATGGGCTTCACTACTGCTACGGAAATGCATCAGCGTCGCAGTGAGCTCATCTCCATCACGACGGGCTCCAAGAACCTCGACACACTGTTGGCTGGTGGCATCGAAACCGGCAGCGTAACTGAAATCTTCGGCGAGTTTCGCACGGGAAAGTCACAAATCTGCCACACACTGGCGGTGACATGTCAGTTGCCTTTTGATatgggcggcggcgagggaaaGTGCATGTACATCGACACAGAAGGCACCTTTCGCCCCGTCCGTCTTCTCGCTGTGGCCAATCGATATGGTCtttctggggaagaggttCTCGACAATGTCGCCTATGCGAGAGCGTATAACTCGGATCATCAACTGCAGTTATTGAATCAAGCAGCCGCCATGATGTGCGAGACACGATTCAGTCTTCTGATTGTTGACTCAGCCACCTCGCTCTACCGAACTGACTTTTTGGGTCGTGGTGAGCTCAGCTCTCGTCAGACCCATCTCGCCAAGTTCATGCGTACTCTTCAGCGTCTTGCTGATGAGTTCGGGATTGCTGTCGTTATTACGAACCAGGTGGTGGCACAGGTCGATGGCGGTCCATCAGCCATGTTCAACCCCGAccccaagaagcccatcGGCGGCAACATCATCGCACATGCCAGTACAACACGCATCAGTTTAAAGAAGGGAAGGGCTGAGACAAGAATAGCCAAGATCTACGACAGTCCTTGTCTGCCAGAGAGTGACTGTCTTTTCGCGATTGGCGAAGATGGTATCGGGGACCCGGCCCCCAAGGACATGGAGAAGAACTGA